The segment AGCCCTTCACGCCCCTGGTGGCCGTGGGCACGGTGTTGGTGATGGGCGGCGTCTGGTTGTTAACGCGTTGGAGATGAAACGATGGATCTGGGACTGAAGGGCCGCTGGGCCCTGGTGTGTGCGGCCAGCAAGGGCCTGGGGCGGGGCTGCGCCGAGGCGCTGGCCGCCGAGGGCGTGAATGTGGTGATCACGGCGCGCGGCGTCGAGGCGCTGGAAGCCACGGCTGCCGCCATTCGCGCGGCGCATCCGGGTGTGGAGCTGCGCACCGTGGCCGGCGATATCGCCACGGCCGAGGGCCGGGCCGCGGCTCTGGCCGCCTGCCCGCAGGTGGACATCCTGGTGAACAATGCCGGCGGCCCGCCGCCCGGTGACTTCCGCGACTGGGGCCGCGAGCAGTGGCTGGCGGCGCTGGAGGCGAACATGCTCACGCCCATCGAGCTGATCAAGGCCACGGTGGACGGCATGGCCGAGCGCGGCTTCGGCCGGGTGGTGAACATCACCTCGGGTGCGGTCAAGGCGCCCATCGATGTGCTGGGCCTCTCCAACGGCGCCCGCTCGGGCCTGACCGGTTTCGTGGCCGGACTCTCGCGCCAGGCCCGCCTGGCCGGCCGCAATGTGACGCTCAACAATCTGCTGCCCGGCGCCTTCGACACCGAGCGCCTGCAAAAGACCCTGGCGGCCGGTGCGGCCAAGAGCGGGCAGGCGGCCGAGGAGGTGGCGGCCAAGCGCCGCGCCGGCATCCCGGCCCAGCGCTTTGGCACGGCGGCCGAGTTCGGCGCCGTCTGCGCCATGCTCTGCAGCCAGCAGATGGGCTACCTCACCGGCCAGAACATTCTGCTGGACGGCGGTGCCTACCCCGGCACCTTCTGAGCCTGCAATGAAAAAGCCCGGCGGGCCGCTCGCGGCCACGTCGGGCTTTCTTCAATCAGCCGAGGCCGGGGCGGATTACTGCTTGCGCAGCAGCACCTTCTTGACCCAGCCCTCGCCCTTGGGCGACTGCACCTTCAGGAAGCCGTCCTTCTCCTCGCCGAGGTAGAGCACCTCGTCAGTGCGGGCCAGGGTCTGCAGCTCGGGCGCGCCCTCGCGCGGCAGGCGCAGCACCTTGGCGCCGCCGATCTTGGGCACCATCACATCGCCTTCGGCCGCGGCATTGGCCTGCACGCTCCTGGCCGCATTGGCCTGGGCCGCGGCACCGGCCTTGGGCTGGATCAGGGAGGGGTTGTTCTTGACCGCGCGGACGATGTTGTTCCAGTTGTCCACGAAGGAGGCGGTGATCACCTTGCCCTCGTTGGTGTTGGAGTAGCCACCGGCGCCGATGCCCACGCCGCCGCCGAAGAGGGCGCCGCCCAGGGAGAAGTCGGCCTTCTCGGCGCTGCCCTCGGCCGCCGCCACCTGGATGCCGGAGCGGGCGTCCACCAGCAGCATGCTGGTCTGGGCCTGCTTGAACTTGAGGCCGCCGGCGATGGCGCCCAGGGCCCGACCGGCACCACCGAACAGGCCCAGCACACCCGCGCCCACGCCGCCGGCATTGTTCTCGGAGAACACCACATTGGGCGTGACCAGGAAGTCGGCCGTGACCATCTGGCCCTGGCCCATGTTCGAGCCTTGTTGCAGCATGCCGGACTGGGCC is part of the Shinella sp. XGS7 genome and harbors:
- a CDS encoding CsgG/HfaB family protein is translated as MASKARAWRTPAVCGLLALIPLVAAAQELGKGGSVATGSAGPDGAQNANSQLERCDAPKGTIAVHEPQDDLLVRLRGYGLASPNGLIRMIIQQSNCFQVIERGVAMQNMMQERQLAQSGMLQQGSNMGQGQMVTADFLVTPNVVFSENNAGGVGAGVLGLFGGAGRALGAIAGGLKFKQAQTSMLLVDARSGIQVAAAEGSAEKADFSLGGALFGGGVGIGAGGYSNTNEGKVITASFVDNWNNIVRAVKNNPSLIQPKAGAAAQANAARSVQANAAAEGDVMVPKIGGAKVLRLPREGAPELQTLARTDEVLYLGEEKDGFLKVQSPKGEGWVKKVLLRKQ
- a CDS encoding SDR family oxidoreductase, yielding MDLGLKGRWALVCAASKGLGRGCAEALAAEGVNVVITARGVEALEATAAAIRAAHPGVELRTVAGDIATAEGRAAALAACPQVDILVNNAGGPPPGDFRDWGREQWLAALEANMLTPIELIKATVDGMAERGFGRVVNITSGAVKAPIDVLGLSNGARSGLTGFVAGLSRQARLAGRNVTLNNLLPGAFDTERLQKTLAAGAAKSGQAAEEVAAKRRAGIPAQRFGTAAEFGAVCAMLCSQQMGYLTGQNILLDGGAYPGTF